The genomic stretch ATCGAAAGCAAAAGCAGAGAGAGTGGCTTCCTTGTCTCAGTTCCATGTGTCTCCCCCCACCAGACACAAATCGAAATCCCTCCATCAAAAACCTAGAAGAGTCGATGGCCATTCTTCACACTTGATAATCTGAGcttcttcctcattgtcggATAAGTCATCATCATTGTCACTGTCGCCTTCTCTGCAGCATACACTGTTCTTAAGCCTCGCCACCCAGCCAACAAGAACAGCTACAATGAAGCCCACGGCCATGGCTTTTGCGAAAACCAAATCCTCTGTCAGTGAGATCATCTAACGCCTTTGGTGGCCTCCTCAACGTCCAGCACAATAGGTTGAGGGAGCTTTGAAGGGAGATGATGATAGAATAAATATTAGATAatagattttcttcttttttcttctctcatccTTGAAAGCCAAAGATTAGACAGGGGAGGGGTTACTCCGCTGTGCTTTTTTGATATTGTCAAGGAGTGTAAAATTTAAATGTGTAAGATTTTCTCAAAAACACTTCTTTCACCTAAAGCATTTCTTCTCTACAGAAGTACTCCCCAAGATCAGAAACAAAAAGTACTTCTGACTCAAAACATTCCTGTAGGACAGAAAAGTCATCATACAGAGAATCTTagcacccaaaaaagaaaaaaataaggaacTTGCAGAAGTGTAAGTTGGCAACTTTTCAGTAACTCAGGTATGGACAACTTTCCCAAAAGGAACAGCAGATTCCTGCAGCAAGCTGACCTACTCCAATCACCATGACATAACGCAACTTGCAGCTCATTAACCCAACCTCAGCCTCAAACCCAGCTCATTCAGCTAAACAAGCCTGAGCTagcgaaggtggagtttgacaTAGTTGTAACTAATTGTCATAatcattaatttcatttttccattGATAGATTTATACATCTATTTTGGAACTTGGGCTTGCAATACAAGGATAAAAAGGGACTAGTAAGTCAGCTAAGCTCGTGTGATAGTGCcaatggaagactagagatcCCTAAATAAGTTTTATCCTATCCTTGTCACAAACCTAAACCAAGTAATCAAACTTAGCATTTTGACAGACCTAACAACTACAAACTGGGGGCTCTACGACCTCTTTTATAAGAAATCTCAAATGGAACTCCAAAAGTGGTAGGTCCAGGGCCTGCCTGAGATATATACCGCATCTCAGAACAAGTAAGGTCCTAATCTCaaactgatgcagataaataagaaaaattagtagaaataagccttggcttagttatatatgtgttgggacCTTGGTATAAGgggttttcattgtaatggggtactttagaaggcctaaaatatgggagGAAAGGATTAGTTTACTCCAGATTTGTGGGGTCTTagtgtttgttttcttttaaattctGTTACCACCTGGCTGGATTAGGCAAGATGTTAGATTTCCAGCTCATCTCAATTTCAACTGACAGTCTCCTAGTTGAATAGGTTACTTCCTATGGCTGGTTGATGGGGTGTTTTATGCCATTGAACTGCtgctttttttaattttatttttaataaggCTATATGTAAAAAGTCCCTATGCTATCCTACTTTGGGTTAAAAAGGCACTATAAATACATGTAAGGTCCTATGGCCTATCTATCAATTTGTGAAGTTATACAGTTCAGTTTTGCTGAACTTTGCTGTTGTGGACCCAGTAGCtgctgcttttaatttaatagtTGCTTGGAAGGACTCTCACTATTGACTCCTTTGCCAGGATCGAAGACTGAGGTGAGACTGGTTtacaccaaaagaaaaattgaattctGTTCTCAGATCTGATTCTTCTGGTTGATTAGTACTGTTCTGGAACTGCTATTTACATTCCTAACAACTCTAGTACTATACTGGATCTCCCTATTCTGTCATCAGATTTGGATCAAAATCTATAGGCTGATTCTGTTGTTTCTCCCAAATCTGGCTGGTTGCAGTGATCCTTCAGTGAACTAGTTTTTGCTAAGCTATTCTTGCCTAGAGATTTATACTTGACTTTCTATTGGATTCTCACTAGTCACTATCAACTCCTTTGCTAGGATCAAAGTCTGAGGTGAGGAGACTGGTATACACTAAAAAAATTTGTGTTGAAAGTGAAACTAGCACATTCATCCAACAGCTAGGGAAGCATATTTAAGGCAAAATTGACTACATACCTGGACAATTTCATTCAGGTCAtcttctctctgcaacacctCACGTGCTTTTGTTCTGATTTCAATAAAATCTGGATCAAATTGCTCATAGAAAGACTCCAAGGCCTGGATTGCAGGGAACGATATGTGAGAATTCCAAACAATCCGATGAAAAGGCAGGGAGTGTCATATGCATAGAAGAGCATCCCTTTTAATAATTGAGTGTGGAATGTGCAATGCACTGGAATATTTCAATCACATACCTTGGAGTATTTTGAGTAAGAAATAAGCCAGTTTACAGATGGAAAGTGTTTCCTCTGAGCAAGTTTTTTGTCCAGACCCCAGAAGACCTGCAAAATATTAcaaagaagtaaaataaaaagtggAATGTTATTTACATAAAGAGAATATCAAGATGGGAAAATTGAAGATCAACCCTGCCTACCATGCCCTTATATATCACACCCATCTGTCAGGTGGGACTCAATTATCATTGTCTAATGGGTCACAAGAAGATTCTAACTGGTGTATGAGCCAAAGAATCACATCTGCAATTTCCCTAATTTTCCTTCTCCTGACCTACCAAAATATGACcctaaaaaaatgatgaatatcCACCTGAtcaatttttatataaaaatagaTCTCCTGAGTACTACTGATTGGTGACTTTCAATGCTGGTGTAACGTGCTACACTAGCTATAAAGGGAGTATAGTTTTTCCCAATCCACCCAACTTAAAGTGGTGTACCAAGTGGAAGGTACTTGAATTATTAAATAAACGCCATTGCACCTGAACAATACTGAGGGTCGCAGATGTCACAGGATCTGAGAAATCTCCGCCTGGAGGAGAAACAGCACCAACAATTGTAACACTACCAGTACGTTCTGGCCCACCAAGACACTTCACTTTACCCGCCCGTTCATAGAAAGAGGCTAAACGTGCCGCCAGATAAGCAGGATAACCACTATCCGCGGGCATTTCTGcctgggaaaaaaattaaaaaagaaaaagttccaACATTAGAGTAAGGCAGGGATTCCAAAAGTATTATGTGCTAGTCAAGTAGCTAGAAGCATAAGAAAGATGATCAATAGAAACAATTTTGTAAATGGCTAACCAAAATGACAATAAGCAGTGCACCTAAGATCAGAAAACATAACCCTACTTGCATCATTCAGATATTATTCAAGAAATTATGGCTACTAGTTActaattcttttgggatttGCCTTTGACTTCCAAATTCTGAATCAACGTTAATAACACAGTTTAGTAGACCTTAACTTTAGCTTATATATTTTATCAAAGTCAGTAATCGTGGTTCTGAAATGTTGTATTTTTATAATCTACTGGCAAGCATCAACCACAAGAAAGAGCCCGTTTAGAATCTTGTTATATGGATAAAAGTTAGAAAAATGTCTATGCAAGGGGACATGAGCTATTTTGAACAATGGTTACATAACAAATTGTTCTGCTTCTTTAATAACAATAGCACCAACCAGAACAGATattaacaaaacaaaaaagtagCGATAAGTGAGGACATATGGCCATTCAACCAACAAGAATCTAGGATATCATTTAGGAGATATGTTCTGTGATAAATGCTGGTTTCTGGTAGTTGTTTTGTTGTTCCATATGATAGAATTTGGTTGCATGATTCACCCATTACAATATTTGCCTCTCCAGTTCCATTCCCTCCAGGATGGGATGTTCTAAACCCTGGATTTTATCCATCTTATTTGAACAATTAAACACAGCAAAAAATTTGTCAAACAAAACTTGGAAATTACCAGACGCCCTGATATTTCACGCAATGCTTCTGCCCAACGAGATGTTGAATCAGCCATCATACTAACATTGTAACCCATATCTCTGAAATATTCAGCTATCGTGATGCCTGAAACATCCAAAATCACATCAGCATAACATACTGAATTCCATCACATGGTTATGCACAACAGCACAAGACATCAAAAAGAGCAGTTTACAGGAAATGGACCTTCATTTTACCCCCTTTCTAAGTAatgaacacacacacacaccccaagCAGTGCCTTAGGGTTGGCCACTCGGTATCCCAGGCAATACCAACCCAGATAATTTTTGGTTGGCCAAGCCAGTGTACAGAAAACTGATATAGCCAGTGGGTCAGCAAATCCACCAGATAGTACAGATTCAATTTGTCCCACCCAGGCCTGATCCAGATCAAGTGATCCACATTAATATGCATGATTAACATGTAAACAAAATGCACAGGCACATACACGCACACAAACACAAGATTCGAACGTAAATTAATATAGAGATTACGAAACAATGTAAAACTATGCTTCACAAAAAACGAACATAGAGAAGGAACATTGAGTAAAAAATGAGCCAGCCCAGGTGTTGCATTGACACATCTTATGATGCAATCTAAAAATTATGGATCTCTAATCTGTGATCAAATCCGAGATAAAGGAAGCAACTGCATTGTTAGGGGAAGAAATCAGATTGATGGaaggggaaggaaaagagatgTGATCAATCTGcttggaaggaagaagagagaagagagaagaagagaaaaatcagGTATGGAATTTACCAATCCCGTATGCACTGCTCAACAATACCAAAACTCCTAAAAATCACCCATATTCTTTAATCAAATCATCTCTAATCGATGGGGGTGTACTAAATTACATATGTAAAGACCatctaaaattcctaaattgactCATAAAACGACTCCTAATCAATCTAACACAATCAATAAAGTAAATAcactcaaaacagaactctaTCTAACTATTAAGTATCCTAACTAACTCAAACAATTAACAACTATTCCCGTAATTACTAAATTTATCCCCGCTTTAgggcttataaattaggcccattataatgaaacccaaaaaaataaagccCAATATATAAATACCCAAAGGTCAATTTCTGTCCATTGGACTGCCAACAGCACCTTATGCCCCATAAGCTTGCGCAAAGGCCTCCAAACGGGTTTGATGTCTAATGCAATTGCATCATCTTGAGATTAAACTACTCATGCTGGCCCTCTCTCCAGTTCAACTTTGAATGGCTTTGGATGTGATACCtctgattctttttcttttcctccttaTAAGACAGTTCATTGAATGCACTTTTGGATCCAGTATAATGCTCATTATTGCATCATTTTCCTTCAAGTCAATTAAATACACTAATACTTACATGATCTTAATTTTAGTGTGCACACTTAGTATCCATTCCATGTTACCACTGAGATTTATAATTAGAATACAATATATCACAACACCAATTTTTTTAACCGGAATATATCAGAGGTCATGAATATATGCAAACATGCTGCCAACTGTCACATTAGGATCTAATAGGATTCTCAATTTCAGCAAAAATGTTTCATTTTAACAGAAACCGAAACGAAATCAAAGGCGCAATACAATGAAGTATTAATTTCGGCAAAACAATACAGAGCCCATAAAGAAAAgtgtgatttcaacaagatttcGAATAAATTTtgacgaattttttcaaaatttcacaACGTTGCCACTCCTCCTGCGAGCTCCCGAACTGCTACAAAACAAAGATTTTTGGCTAAAATCCATCATTTAGGTTCTAGATCAAGGCTTGGTGGTCCAACTATGGAACATCCACCCCAAGATTGGACGGATGGAATTGAGTAACATTTGGCCAAATTTCCCCAAATATTGAATTTTTACAAAATAGGGTAAAATATATAGGTTGCTGTTCAGTTTTTATAAGTACTATAGGCTGATCTACAAATCTCCAACTTCACAAAGTCTCTTGCATTTCAATTGTGTTGATTAAATGTTGTGTTCTGGGCCTAAATTATGCATAGAATATGTTACAAAGGGAAATGATACAATACAGTCGGAAAAATAGGGTCCAAAGCCAACTACCACTTTGGGTgcttttttaatttaatgatCTTAAACCTGTGTAATCACACTTAAATAGGCACTCCCTGAAGTTTCCATTGTTTGGAGCTTAAAATGACCAGCTCCCTTTCAGAAAAATGGACGAATTTCACCCCTTTCgccaaaaccaaaagaaaaatgcgTCTACAACTCGTAATTTCAAACCTAGGGTCCAAAAAACAACCAGCAAAACCTCCAACTAGCATAAATAACCCTCAAATTCAAGCCAGCAATTGAGCACACATTCAAAATCATATACATGCTTCTTACTCCCTCGTTTTCCAGGAATCTGGGTTCGAGATTACAGTTTCGATGTTTGATCGAAACTAATATATATTGGGTTTAGACCAAAAGTCTGCATGCTTCGGCTGGCCACTTCGGTGGTCAAAATGCCATATTTTGGCCCGAAACTTCAGGGAAACCCTAATTAAACATCTCTAAACATATTGGAACCTTTAGATTGCAAAATACAAACCAAAAATGGTAGCGTGGTTTGTAGTAGTGTATACAGTAAACCTGCTATATACATTTTCATTAAGCCTTTTCTCCTCATAATTTAGAATTAGAACACAtaaaattcaatgaaaacaactaaaatatgcattaggaattaaataataataataatattaatattacAGTATTAAAGTAGTGTTACAAGTAGTCAAGTACAAGTGCACAACTAAAGTTAAGAAACCCCCCTATGAAACTGTTTCTCCAACTCTATATTCCAGGAAGGCTCAAAACTTTTGAGGAAAAAGGGTATACCTCTAAGTTTGAATCTTACACAAATCTTGCTAAAATAAGCAGAAAATCATCATTGTAGATGCATTATAGTATTTTCCAAcactttgttccactaagaaatGTAGGTGATTTGGCCAAAAATACCAATCTGGAgttaattttaagttttttccCCTCTAATAGGTGAAAACACTTAAACTCACGAAATCGACCCATTTTGATTGGAACAATATGCTTTTATATGAACTGTTTTGGAAGCGATACCAAAACcgagtaaaaactgaaattttggtcgaaactcTGCATACCTAGTGAGTGAACATGCATTTCATTTTGACCtttgtcaaaaacaaaatttcaaaccatGTTAGGAATTACCAAGATCTGGCATATCTACAAGTTCTTTACTATAAAGAAGAGCCATTTCCCCATCAAGTTAGCCTCAAGATGATTTAGAAATCCAAGGCTACTGGATTTCTGAAAAATGAACCATTCACGTGGAGTTTTCTTAGAACCAAATACAATTAAAGCATAAAACTATGCTTCACATATGCCTCTAAATGAAGTCAGCTTTCATCCTAAAATTATACCCTCACTTCTAAGGCAAATAACATTGGAAAAAAGATAAACGCCATTCACAAAATTCAATATGACAAGCACTTTTAGACACTTTAAGGCCCAAATATTTTAGAACTAAAATGTCTCAGTGTTTTTAATTCAAAAAGGAAATCTCAGGGATATACTTTAACAACTGGAATATCCACATCATCTCAGCAATTTGATTCAAGAAGGAAATTTCAGGGTTTGAATAGCCACAGCATCTCAGCAAGCAAAAGCAAATACTGACCTGTATAAATGGAGGCCTCTCGAGCAGCCACAGGCATGTTCGAAGTGTTTGCTACAAGTGTTGTACGCTTCATGACAGATTCTTCACGGCCATCAGGCAATGTCATAGTCAATTGAGGAAAATCCATAAGAACCTGCAAAATTTTCAGTAAAGGTTAATGTTATGAAGAATATAAAAGGACTGGTAAATAATGAAAAAGGCAAAAGAGCTACACACCTCTGCCATTTCGTTTCCTCTCTCTCCACAACCAACATAAACCACAGTGTCAGAATTAGAGTACTGCACATGGACAAGAACTTATGCATAAGAACTCCATTAATCAAGTACCCATCATCCCGAGACAACCAAAAGAGAATCCAGGGTTGTTAGCCAAATGAAAAGGGCATACTCcaacaaataaaagacaaaCCAACCTTAGACAGAGCTTGACTAATGACTGTTTTCCCACAACCAAATGCTCCAGGGATGGCACAAGTCCCACCAAGAACAGAGGGAAAAAGGGCATCCAGAACACGCtgtataaaatatataatattcaACAAAAATTATGAGGAACTCCTTAAAATGAATCAATCAGGGATAACAACATCAGACAactaatttttttgttatacAACCTGCCCAGTTAGGAGAGGTGTATCAGCAGCAAGTTTCGATGCAACTGGCCGTGGTGTACGGACAGGCCAAGTCTGCAGAAGGGTAGAGCAAACCAGTATAAGATGAattcaaatcatcaaaattgttacttaacccaaaaaaaaaaaaaaaaaaaaaaaaaaaaaaaaaaaaacccttgaatCTGAAAGCAAAAGTCTACATCAAGTTGAAACAATACCAAAAGTAAATAAATTCAATAACCTGAAGCATGGTAAATTGCTTTTTGACACCTTGAAACTCGAGCTCTAACACAGTATCCTGTAGACATATAGTAGGTTAAACATATATGTAGACGAAATTAACTTGATATAGTGAACAAACAGAAGACAAAGGTGAACATGAGATCGCGATGCATGGATAGTGTTAAGCTGTGGATTCAACAACACTAGTTAGTCATTTTAAATGTTTCAATATagtgaaaggaaaagaaagtatATTGACCATCAATGTTTTCAGAAGGTTTATTATAAATACAAAGGATTTTTGACTGACAAACCTTTAGTGAGTATTGACCAGCAGGTGCAATGTAACTGATCTTTCCCATAGCATCAGGAGGAAGAGCAACATGGTGCTGCATCAAACTGTTCTCAAAGACAGTCTGCAATacaaaataatttattaaaagaCTAAGATGCTACACAGAGTAAAGTAGACTTGCAGTGTAGTACCACACAGGCACCAccattttccatttatttttccCAGTTTGTCATAATGGATcctcaaatattttcaaaagtaGAATTGATGCCATCAAACTTACTGCGTATAAGTCTCCGCCAGTTAGAACGTCTCCTTCACCTGCAGCAGTGAACCTTAAATTAATCAAGTATCATGATCTCTGCTCAAAATTACATTATGATTGTAATGTTAAATTAcctatttttttgggttggaaCTCCCAGAGAATGTCTTTGTCTAAAGCTGGTACAGAGACCCCACGAGGAATATAGACATCACCAGATATTCTAGCGATAGTTTTTAAAGGCCTCTGCAGTAAACAAAGAAACCATTAGCTCCTGATAAGAAAAGGCTCCTTGAGCAAAAACTATTCTTCTAATAACCAGATATTCAAGGGATAATTTTCAAGGGCCTCTGCAGTAAAGAAGGA from Macadamia integrifolia cultivar HAES 741 chromosome 11, SCU_Mint_v3, whole genome shotgun sequence encodes the following:
- the LOC122093830 gene encoding V-type proton ATPase catalytic subunit A, producing the protein MASMNGIRMTTFEDSEKESEFGYVRKVSGPVVVADGMAGAAMYELVRVGHDNLIGEIIRLEGDSATIQVYEETAGLMVNDPVLRTHKPLSVELGPGILGNIFDGIQRPLKTIARISGDVYIPRGVSVPALDKDILWEFQPKKIGEGDVLTGGDLYATVFENSLMQHHVALPPDAMGKISYIAPAGQYSLKDTVLELEFQGVKKQFTMLQTWPVRTPRPVASKLAADTPLLTGQRVLDALFPSVLGGTCAIPGAFGCGKTVISQALSKYSNSDTVVYVGCGERGNEMAEVLMDFPQLTMTLPDGREESVMKRTTLVANTSNMPVAAREASIYTGITIAEYFRDMGYNVSMMADSTSRWAEALREISGRLAEMPADSGYPAYLAARLASFYERAGKVKCLGGPERTGSVTIVGAVSPPGGDFSDPVTSATLSIVQVFWGLDKKLAQRKHFPSVNWLISYSKYSKALESFYEQFDPDFIEIRTKAREVLQREDDLNEIVQLVGKDALAETDKITLETAKLLREDYLAQNAFTPYDKFCPFYKSVWMMRNIIHFSNLANQAVERGAGMDGQKITYSLIKHKMGDLFYRLVSQKFEDPAEGEAALVAKFSKLHDDLTAGFRNLEDETR